Within Ipomoea triloba cultivar NCNSP0323 chromosome 9, ASM357664v1, the genomic segment GAGAcattaccaacaaaaaagaagcgAACAAGTAATGAAGATGAAGGCAATGACAAATCTATCCAAAAGCAAATTAACAAAACTGTACTTAGAGCAATTCCAagtcaatttaaaaaatgtgttaattgtGTGAAAGGAgagtgcaaatcaaatctcgACTTATTTGCCTACCGTTACCAAGTCAGtttaaaaaatgtgttaattatttttcatgtataaaaaatattactgtgCTCACGGCAGACCAGTTATGGAGATTGTagcaaacaacaacaacaatatccGGAGACTTAACGTAGTTGGTCCATCACCTGACTTAAAGTCATGACAGGAGGTAGCAGTGTGTGAATTTGAATTTCCCTAGAAACATATATGACATGTACGGGAAgcatcataaaattataaatgcagAACAATTATAAAAGCATACTTAGTAACAATGGCGAAGATGACAATAGCATACACAAATCATCTTTAAAATGTGAGGACGGAAGAGATGAAATTATAGTAacaataattaattgaaaagaTAAGCTGatgaaaaaaaagagaaacaaaTACAGACTTTTCTTTCTAAAACTAGTGAATGaaacacacaaataataacCAAGCTAAGAACTCCATCAAAATCCTTCAATTTGGTGTTGCAATAATCCACAGAATCCATCTATGTCAACCTGCCCAGTATTTCAAAGTTGTGGCAAAAACTTGATCAATAGGTATGGTACAAAATGAAAGTGCAGAGTGTAATTTCATAGTTTAAATAACTACATACTCTTTCACTAAAAAAGACCAAAATGAAATGATTAATACCAAGAGTATAGTAATTTTACCTCAGCTCCTaccattcattcattcatcaaATCATCATGTGCGCCTAAGCTTTCGTTGTAGTCTTGCCAAATAAATTCTGATTTTCACGTAGAGCCAATCTTTGACATCATTTAAGAATTCATAGTAAGTTAATCTCCATGAGTCTTTGAGAATTAAAGTGACCACAAATCCCCAAAAGCTTAGAGAGAATCCAAGCACCATGGATATATAAAATCCCCGATCTAGAAAATCATCACCTTCTTCATAGTCATtgtagttgttgttgttttgtgGAGGAGCATCTGGCGAACATTTGGGAAGTGGGTCCCCGCACAACCCGCTATTTCCGGCATAGAAAGAAGCATTGAAACTTTGTAATTGAGTGCCGGTTGGAATTTTGCCAGATAAAGAGTTGTTGGACAAGTCAAGAACAGCAAGATAATTCAAACTAGCAAGACCGATTGGAATTGCACCAAAGAGTTGATTCTTAGATAGATCAAGGACCTCTAAATTCTCCATTTGATAGATTGTCGAAAAGATTTTTCCAGTCAAATGGTTACTTGAAAGGTTCAAGGAAAGTAATCCATTGAGGGAAGAAAATTGCTCGGGAATATCTCCAACCAACTGATTGCTTGAAAGATCAATGCTTTTTAGGAGGACCACTTGTTTCCTATATTCCCACTCTTTGTTTTTCCATTGAATCAATATATTGTCTAGAGAGGTCGAAGCAGAAATAAGTAAGGGTTCTGGAAACAACATTTGAAGCTTTCTGGAATGTTTATCTTGCATCATATGAGTGAAGTTGTTGAAGCACTGTGGAATTTTCCCCGTCAACTCATTAACGGAAAGATCCAAGATTTGGATTCGATTGAGAAGACAAATAGATGAAGGTATGTCTCCATAGAACTTGTTATGTCGAAGGCTAAGAATGGCCAAATCCCTTAAAGATCCCCCAATCCATGATGGAATTCTCTCCGTAAACTCATTGCCTCCAAGATCCATAACTAACAATGATGTGCAATTTTGCAATGAGGAAGGCAATTCCCCAGTAAGGTGGTTGTTTCTCAAGTGCAACGATCGAAGCAAAGATAGGGAGCCTAAAGAGTGTGGAACCCTCCCTAAGAAATTATTGTTTCCTAAGTCAAGATGGGAAAGATGTCTAGATTTATTCCAACAATCAGGAATCTCACCAAAGAGCTGGTTATAAGAAAGGTCAATAAAAAAAGTGTTTGAGCTAATAGTTGAGCACAATGATGAAATTGGACCAGCAAACTTATTATTTGAGAGATAAATTGTCATAAACTCAGGAGGAAATAATGGTATTGGACCCCAAAAATGATTATAGCTCAAATCAATTATTCTGCTAGAAAACATTGGTATGGGACCACTGACATTATCATCACTCAAATCTTTACTGCTTTCATCAAGAAAGGAGTTGGAGTTGGTGGATAAATCAGACAACCTCCCACCAATGTTATTATAGGACAAGTTCATGTACCCAAAATTCAATGCAGAATTCCAAAACCATTCCGGTATTGTATCTGAAATATTTCCATAAGAAATATCAAGATGCAATATTTTAGTCTGAGTTTGCAACCATTTTGGAAATTGAGGTCCCACTTTACAGTTTGCCAATAATagaaaaagaatttgaaaaggAGGAACCCAATTATGACTCAAGTTGAAAGATAGGGCTAGATTAAAGGATAAACTCAACACTTGAAGGTTGGCAAGGTTCAAAAAATGGGCTTCACTTACAATTCCTTGCAATGAGTTTGATGAGACATCCAGTTGTTCAAGCATTGATAGCTTCCCTATGCTTTCTGGTAGGACCCCTTGAAGTTGATTTCCCCTTAGGCCTAGTTCTCTTAAGGAAGGGAATCTAGTACCAATATCTTTTGGGAGTTCACCAAATAGTCTATTATCAGACAAGTCCAAAGTTTGAAGAGACGACTCCCTTGTACTTTTAGATAACTTTTTTGAAAGCTCAACAATTGATTCCTTCAAATGATTACCACCCAAAGAAAGAATTTGTAGATGAGTCAAATTCTCAAAGGATTTGGGAGTTTCACCCGTGAACGAATTATCACCCAGATAAAGATTCTCAAGAATGGACATGTCTCCAAATGTGTCGGGAATGAGGCCCACAAAGTTGTTGTGTGATAGGTCGATGCTAGTGAATTGTTTGCTAGCATTGTGCAACAAATGGAATATAGGAAGAGTGAGACTGTTATAGGAAAAATCAACAACGGAAAGAAATGGAGAAGAATTTAGCAAGAAAGGCAAAGTTCCATGAAGTTCACAACTTGGCAACCGTAATTTCTCAAGGAAAGGAGAGAGACTGACATTGGTTGGTGGTGCATCAATGTCAATAGCATAGAGATAAAGGGATCttagagaagaaagaagagagagccactcaagattttttattttcaaattcggTCCACTAACATGTAAAACATGTAGATTTGTGAGGTTCCCTAATCTAGGAGGAACGATACCAGAGAAGTTGGTAAACATCAGTTTCAAGACACGCAACCTCTTAAAGGAACTAAAAAAATCGGGGAAACGAATCCCTTGAAAATCAATGTGACTAAGGTCCACATATTTCAAATGCTCTAATTCAAGTAGAGATGGGCTAACCTTGTAACCTTTCAGATATGGGTGACTTGGGAATTGGCTAAAATTATCCTGAAATTGTTGAGTTGGGAAGCCATAATCATATATGGGGTCATGAATATCAAGCATTGTTACATGGCCAGTATTGTTGTGGCAGTGAACGCCCGACCAAGCGCAGCATTCTCTTTGATGAACATCTCTCCCCCAAGAAGAGAGAACGCCATAGTCATCCACAAGGCCATGCTTGAAATCCAGAAGAGCTTGTCTCTCCCTCTCAGCACACCTTATCATGTTGTTTTTGGCTGCAACTCTTTGTGTGAAAGCTGAAGAAAACAAGCAAAGAAAAATTACAAGGTAAAGAAATGGGGGAAGTTTAGTAAACAACATTCTCATATGTTTTGGGTATAGTATTGTTTTTGAGAGAATTATGATTTAGTAAGtaatatgtatgcatgcatgaaaTGTTGCAGTACGTGGTGGGAGAAACAAActaattaactctattatataAACCTCAGCTAAGCTCCTGTTCTAAGAATAAGGACCGAGTCCATTGCACCCAAGGACGGAGTCCATTTCTAAAGACTAAAGTACAGTTCTGATTGATCTAAGTCAAGTTGGTTCAGTCCAGATTCTCAATTCATTGAATGGCATTTTTATAGAATAGATTCTATCATTTGATTCCACTTTCTTTCCTCGAGAATAACATTCTTACTTTCTTAGAAATAagatatttctttctttttttttttttgaagataaaagaTATTTCTTTTATGAGGGGAATATAATTGGCATTCCAATGGGGGTTTTGTATATAGTAACTATTATGAGGGGAATTGTCATTCCAATGCGGATtgtgtatttgattatttagttatttatattaGGAAAGACTTCATCCCCTGATTTTTACCTCCAAACTTTTTCCTCATGATTTGTGTTTCATTCATTGGGTATGAATTAGCTAACacacatttaattaattaataaatttaattaactaCTAATCACATTATGACActccaagaaaaaaaattgtaagaaAAATACAGGAGATGTTTATAGCATTGCtatttatattaacataatcAAACATGTATTGTGAAAGAGGATTTATGAAGGTTATGGTGGAGACTGATGCTATCAATATTGTCGAAGCGCTCAATACGCCTAACAATGGAAGTAACTATAGTGAGTTATTGGCTAATACCATCCAGGATTACAAACAGTGGTTGATGAAGCCTTGGGATATTACTGTGTCTCGTTTTTTCAGGAACAGAACCGAGTGGCTGACGTTTTGACTAAACGGACACTCTCTTGTGATCGTGGTATCTTGATTGTTCATCGCCTATGACTGAGGCTGTTTTGTCCTTGAGGAGGATGTGCATGGATTTTCCCAAGGAAGGTTGGTTATTAGCATGAACTAATCTGGGTATTCCCCCGGtggaatgaaaaaataaaacatgtattgtgtatatatatatcagttaTTTATACAttaagatatatattatatgatggTAAACATATTGATTATTGTACTAAACAAGCATTTAATAACGAATTGTgagtattttttctttttgtacatTTCCCTTGCttttcatattaatttgtcCTTAATATTTGGGTTGATTAACTCGGATCCCAAATCAATTTTCTCCATCACATtcaaataaaaacattttttctctctttcatttCTATTTGTGTTTTGGAGTGGGAAAGAAGttacaatataaaatattcTTTTCCCATAGAACGTCAAAGAAAGCAAGCATagtcaatattttttaaattgatatttgtTATATTGCTAAAAATAAAACTCAAGAAAAttgctttatttaatttgtttgtttatgttttcctcttcttttttttttttttttttttcggtaaCGTTTCTAAGGAGAATAACATTATATACCATAACCTAGTATACTCTTTAGCAATTTCCTGGATTGCAAGTTGTGGTTGGTAATAAATCGTTGAACGTACTTTCCCTTCCAAGAGATATAATGAGTTTACTTCAAATCCGACCAGGCCAAGTCTAGAATGTTTTGGTTGTTAAaggaataaattttaaattttgtattttagagTTAGTTTAAAGAATATAAATGGAATAGACATTTATAAGACAAAAATATGTATTCACTCAATGTTATATATTCGGTGGTTTTACGGGAATGGGTCCATCAAGGTAATAATATAGATAACTAGTATTAATTATTGaactacaaataaataaataataaagtaagtCTAACAAATTAAAGATCCAAACCCAAATAAAGTGGATTGGTCAAGCCCCGACTTAGGGTCCAAGGTTCAAGCCCTCAAGACACGCTTGGAGTAAGCTAGATTTGAACCTAAGAACACCTTTCGGGGGGAATATAATAAACCTGTGTGAAACCCCAGCAAGCTTCAAGAAAAAAGTGGTGACACTTTGGTCAGAAGGTGATGAGAATGATATTAGAAAAGAATTAGGGatgggatggggatggggaggAGAGGGGCCAGGACACCCTTTAATTTTATAGTGTCTCTCCCCCCAATTATAGGGTGGAATGAGTGATTGTCAAGACCGATCAACCTTGTTCACTCACTTATTAGGCATGCATCTAGGATAACGCCATGTGTCACTACCCTAACCCCGtttactaataattatttttgactgttttaatttgtatatataagaGATAATATGAACTTGCTAGTTGTTGCTTATATAGCTAATCTCATAGGTTCAAGGTTAGTTCAAGTCCTACTTGCAATGTCCTTTTTTGTGTCAAACACTTTAATTGTTctcttcaaattaaaatatatttatttaagaaactaacattaattataaaataacaggATTCTAAAAAAACCCTAGAAGGCTCCTCCTTCTCTCTACACTCTTTGCTTTCTTTTCCTTGGTTCGGCAGCCGTCGCCTCCGCATGCTTAGCGGAGGCGGTGTCTTCTCCTCTTCACGATTGTCATcttcttttgctcttttctcTCTGCCTCTCCTCTCTATTTTCGCCTCCCCCATCGCCTTCCACCACACCTACGATCTCGCACTGTCGCCGTGTTCTTCGGTTATCGCCGCCCCTTTTCCTTCCCTTCCGACGTTATTCCTCTTCCCCAGCTTCGGATCTGTCAAGAAGTACGTCACCattgaataaggaaaagaaggttttgggttttgcaaAAGGTGAAGTAGGAAGGAGTGGTTTTCTCTTGATTCAAAGCagtgttgtttttttattagtaagttttgttgctattatacctttcgtttatttatcgaatttgttgtttctcgcatctttagcaagtttattccctctcgcttcttttgcgagtttattccctctcgtttttttggcgagttcttgttataagcgtacgtagaacgataattggtcatggcgtatgtgaaccacaaaagaatgaagattgatacTCGGGTGGTGTCAACGACTATTGAACTAGAGTATGCCTTCGTTATGTTTGACCAAAGTACTATTGATAgtaaagaagcttggagtgctcctgtcgacttcagcttcaaatttgtgaaacagtctgcgattcaagttttcgataacattgttaggaaatttatttttataaggaatgtttgtccattccattaatctttcttgtaattataaaatatgaataatggtcaaataggccattcaACTACACActaaatgcaattaggccacctaactaaaaaaaattacaattagatcctgaacaacacaaattcatgaaatttcaccaaaaatgacttgtttaccgATTGATATGATGACGTGTCGGTTaccgaatttaaaaataattttttaacttttattctaataattttaaatagaaaagtatttaaaaaaaaaaaaacagccggAGACGAAGGGCCAACTATGGAGACAAAGGGTTTTAATTCGTAAATGAGAGGTCATGTGTTTGAGTCTCAGTACGGGCAATATTGACTCTGTGTAGGtggaaaaagtagttatgaacagatactatattgtaacagagttagtagtattataTACAATGTGTTGGCTGAGGTATTTTACTATCTGGCGGAAAACAATGCTGAGTTCGAAGGAATTCTGCTTAAACCTAGTATGGTTACCCGGGGGCTGAACACAAAGAGAAGGCTTCTCCGGAGATCATTGCCAAGTACACTCTCACTATGCTGAAAAGGAGAATCCCTCCTGCTGTTCCCGGTGTAATGGTAAGTCTTATAGCTATTCTGAAAATATGAGCTTTAATAAATTAACATTATTCTAGTATCTATTATTTCAAATGTTTAAGGCGTTCTTAAAGAAAAAAGTGTTGTCAAATGTTTAAGGCGTTCTTAAAGAAAAAAGTGTTGTGAGGCTAATACTCCATGTTCTTAGAATAACAAAACATAATCTTAGCAAAAAGTTTCatgtttttacatttttcttgtACAAACATCCTCTGAAACAATAGATTAATCTTTCCAAATACAGTACTAAATTagcaagaaagtaaaaaaaGGTTGAATTTTTCTTATTCCAATTATCCCTAAGACATTCCATTGACCTACTATCCATTGAACAGAGTCATGAATTCAAACCTACAAAAGTCAACAATTAATACATATAGTTAGAAGAATGGCAAAACGACAAAGACCAAGCTGGCTGCCTTTACACAATGTTCATATTTCCAACCACCCCCTCTTAAATCCAACCACATCGTAATATATGTTTgactatttcttttcttttgtcacaatcaaaaattcaaaatagtcCCCATGTTGGATTGCTGCCCAGATATTAAAAAACTtaccaattaaaaaaataattcccTTACCTGGGTAAATCTTATTTTGTGAATtaccacaaaaaaataaattaacctAAATTACTCTTAACTTACTAGCTCAATAGGCCACTTCTATTGAGGGTTAAACTTAGggaggtgtattcaatcacgactttcatgaacttttaaatacttttatcaactttaaaagtttggtggtatttaatttagacttttataaactctttaaaagtctacatgtattcaattcaaacttttcaaaactctttaaaagtatacatgtattcgattcagacttttatagagtttttaaaagtctactggtattcaaaaagttattgactttcacaaactctgtcagaataggatttctatagactttttcttcattaatataaatagatgaaatccaaccctccaacccacttttcaacattctctacagactttttttcctctatctaaactaggcaaatttttcatcaattttacggtacgtttcaaatctttcataaatacttttttttttatgttcaagcAAATTCAACactccaaccccaaactttttaagattctccacaattttttttcctctatttaAACCATAAACTCTTCATTAATTTTACGGTATGTTTCAAACCTTTCATAAGTATCATATACTTTGCtctgaaaattattatttgatgaTGTTtagagcaattttttttttctgcaaaaCAGCAGCAAGAATTTCTTGCTGCTGATCgcagcaaaaagaaaaaaataataaaaaaaataaattgctgaaaattataatcaattaatataagttataaaatgtttgtaggggtgtattcaatttaaatttttaatgatttttgtagactttttaatattaaaaagtttttaaaagtttataaatgtttgtcatACAGATATTTacaaactcttacaaagtttatgaatgtttaaaagattctagtaAAGTATACAAAAATTctataaagtcaattaaaatctatcactttaaaagtcttgattgaatacacccccttagaACTATGTTTACCAAACTAATAGTCTGACTAATTTGGTTGTGAATTTGTGACGGtcccaattaaaatttattattgagTTCAAGAAGCGATGAACAACCTATGAGGGACTTCTGGAATGTTGATTTACTTGTCGCATTTTCTAGAAAAAGGGTATTGGTTGTTGGGCGCTGCTTGTAAATTTAAAAGACAGTTGACGAAGTCGTAACGGTCGCTGTCGGCAATACGTGCTTTCTTCACCGTATTCCCGCCATTTGTGCCGCAACTTTTCTCCTTCCCTAATTAATATTatcaccaaaaataaataaataagtacatatatacatacaggcTAAACCTTTGGCTGGCTGGATCAGATTGAAGGGTTCAAGAAAATCCAGTAGTCTTATCTCTCAAGAGGACGGCCGGCCGGCAAGAAAAGAttaaatcttttttcttttctgcaCTTCCGGGGAGCTTTCAGAGACGGAGAGATCTAAGTCAAGGTTAGTATCTTTCAGTAGTTGCGTGCAAGCGAAATGAGTAAGAATGAAGCGGTGAAGTTAGACGACGGGCAGTTAGCGGAGCTCCGGGAGATTTTCCGGTCATTTGATATAAACAATGACGGCAGCTTAACccagctcgagctcggctcacTTCTGAGGTCGCTCGGCCTGAAGCCAAGCTCCGATCAGCTGGAAACATTGATCCAAAAGGCTGATAAAAACAACAACGGCCTGGTTGAGTTCTCGGAGTTTGTTGCCCTGGTGGCGCCGGAGCTTCTTCCGGCGAAATCGCCGTACACGGAGAAACAGCTGAAGCAGATGTTCAGGATGTTTGATAGGGATGGTAATGGGTTTATTACGGCAGCAGAGTTGGCTCACTCCATGGCCAAGCTGGGACATGCCTTGACGGCTGAAGAGCTGACAGGGATGATCAGAGAGGCTGATACTGATGGTGATGGCAGGATAAGTTTCCAAGAATTCTCTCAGGCGATTACTTCAGCAGCTTTCGATAATTCTTGGGCTTAAATTCCAGGTACCTACCAATTCCCATCTTTTCTACCTGTGATTCTAGGGTTTATCATTCATTATAGTCTACTGATTTGATTTGCTTGATCAAAACTAAAGAGgtaaaaatttaaactatttatatatgttccagaaagatgaatataattattaattaatcattcaCTCAAGATTATGAAGAAATGAACCTGCTGCTGCTGGTGCAATTGTGCAAAGTCACATGGCATTAGATCTACTGCTGCTAAAGCTTTTCCAGGAAAAAA encodes:
- the LOC116028622 gene encoding probable calcium-binding protein CML18, translating into MSKNEAVKLDDGQLAELREIFRSFDINNDGSLTQLELGSLLRSLGLKPSSDQLETLIQKADKNNNGLVEFSEFVALVAPELLPAKSPYTEKQLKQMFRMFDRDGNGFITAAELAHSMAKLGHALTAEELTGMIREADTDGDGRISFQEFSQAITSAAFDNSWA
- the LOC116029180 gene encoding receptor-like protein EIX2, encoding MVTYFLTDPKLGKRNNVGREGKGAAITEEHGDTFTQRVAAKNNMIRCAERERQALLDFKHGLVDDYGVLSSWGRDVHQRECCAWSGVHCHNNTGHVTMLDIHDPIYDYGFPTQQFQDNFSQFPSHPYLKGYKVSPSLLELEHLKYVDLSHIDFQGIRFPDFFSSFKRSLYLYAIDIDAPPTNVSLSPFLEKLRLPSCELHGTLPFLLNSSPFLSVVDFSYNSLTLPIFHLLHNASKQFTSIDLSHNNFVGLIPDTFGDMSILENLYLGDNSFTGETPKSFENLTHLQILSLGGNHLKESIVELSKKLSKSTRESSLQTLDLSDNRLFGELPKDIGTRFPSLRELGLRGNQLQGVLPESIGKLSMLEQLDVSSNSLQGIVSEAHFLNLANLQVLSLSFNLALSFNLSHNWVPPFQILFLLLANCKVGPQFPKWLQTQTKILHLDISYGNISDTIPEWFWNSALNFGYMNLSYNNIGGRLSDLSTNSNSFLEIDLSYNHFWGPIPLFPPEFMTIYLSNNKFAGPISSLCSTISSNTFFIDLSYNQLFGEIPDCWNKSRHLSHLDLGNNNFLGRVPHSLGSLSLLRSLHLRNNHLTGELPSSLQNCTSLLVMDLGGNEFTERIPSWIGGSLRDLAILSLRHNKFYGDIPSSICLLNRIQILDLSVNELTGKIPQCFNNFTHMMQDKHSRKLQMLFPEPLLISASTSLDNILIQWKNKEWEYRKQVVLLKSIDLSSNQLVGDIPEQFSSLNGLLSLNLSSNHLTGKIFSTIYQMENLEVLDLSKNQLFGAIPIGLASLNYLAVLDLSNNSLSGKIPTGTQLQSFNASFYAGNSGLCGDPLPKCSPDAPPQNNNNYNDYEEGDDFLDRGFYISMVLGFSLSFWGFVVTLILKDSWRLTYYEFLNDVKDWLYVKIRIYLARLQRKLRRT